The region CCACCCGAACCCCCGCCAGTGATCTTGGCGCCAAACAATGTACCGCCTTCGGATTTGGACGCTGCACTATGCTGCAATTCTTGTACCAAGTGTACAAGCCTATCTGTTCCATCAGAGCCAAGTCCACAAGCACTATAGCTGTAGTGGCACTGCAAATCATAGTTTATACTATAAATTATTTTTCTCACTCTAGCATCAAAGTTTCATTACAACTTTTGTAAAAATATACGAAAATTAAGACGTTTGCGTTGATCGATTGAAGCTGTACATGTACCTGATATAGCAATTCTCCTAATGTTGTGAGTTGATCGGCTGAACTTGCTGATGTCAGAAGTGCTTTGAAGGTCTGCGCACCACATTATAGCGGAGAATTAGGTAAAAAGATGCAACAGTTAGAACAAAAAATCAGTTAACTGTAACCGATTAGTTTATCGAATGAATTTCTAACCTTGACTCGGAAATTTTCATAGATAGGATGTATTGTGGGAGCTCTCACTCCGTAATTACACTTCTCATCAATAACAGTGACAGGATCGTTATGATTTGTATATTTGTTCAAAAATGTCTCACCATCAATGGACTCGGGTATAGTCTTAGCGTAAAGAGCCTCAAATCTAGCAACAGAAATTATAAGGAACTCTATCATCAACAGAATGTAACGCATGGAAATCAAAATTTTCAGATTATAAGAAATTATTGCGAATCATAAAAACTTTTTTGAAATAAAGGAAAAAGGATTTACCTGTGAGGCATTAAATTGCATAAGTAATCTAAGGAGGTTTCTTGTTTAAGTAGCTCGATGTCATCTTGTTCAACTTCATCGGAATTCAACCCATTTGCGGCACACATCTCAGTCAATTCCTGAGAAGCCCTCGACTTTATCATCTTCATGCCCATGAATGCCCCGATTCTGACAGATCCATAATCTGCACCTCCAACACTGAAATAGAACATTTTTTAACCAACCTGTGTCCGTAACaaagaaaaaattatataataGAAAACCAACCTGTGTCTTATTCCAGAATCAATTCCCCAAACCCGGATATGACTTGGAATTTCGACGAGGCCGACAATTTCTGCAGGCTGCATCAATAACAAGCATTACCATAATATTGATTCTAAAGTCTCAAAAATATGAAAGCACTAATTTTTGTAGCTTGTAATGATACACACCTGGCAAATCATAGCTAGAAGTTTGTTAGCTTCACCACATGCTGAAGCCATCTGGTCCATGACACCGCATGGAGCTCCGACAATGTGATTTTCGACCTGATGGAAATTGTAACGAGAATGAGTGAGATTAAATCAAGGGAACATGCACATACGACAGCATAGCGAATCCGTGAGTATAGTCTAACCTTCTGGCAGAGCAAAGCCAGATCCCTTGAGCTGATATTTAATCCTGAGATACAAAGAAATAAATTAACATAATCAACCTTTAGTTGCAAGAAAAATTGATCTAGTTTGGTTTTGGTATACATCACAATCAGAAATCAAGATCGGAAAAACTGAAAAGTGTGTATTGTTTTAAACGAGAGTTTAATTTTTCATCATGAATTAATAAAGTGAAGCATTATTACCGTGAGCTGCTGCAATAGCAGCCATACTAGCGACCTCGACGGATGCAGAAGATGATACACCTTTCCCTTCTGGGACCGCGGATGAAACCTATACATATTTTATTACAGTATGGAAATCTTAGAAAATGAGATTGGGAAAGGTTTAATAACATAGGAAGAGAACAGGAGGTACCAGCATGCTTATACTATCTTCAAATTTCACGCCTAATTCGGTCATTAAGACCAAAATTGCCCCAGCAACATATGCTGCCCACCTGCGAAAGTTCGTTAATAATCATATATTAGCATAATAGGATTCCAGAAATGGCTTGTGCATATGAAGTGACGCATTTGTGTTACCGACTTTTGCGATGGATCTTGAGCAAAGTATTTTCTTGCTTTCTTATATGAGATTGGCTTGTCTCCATCCATGAAATCAGACAAATCCATGTCAAACGTAGGACCGCGGTTGCCTAACTCCGAGCCGTATGATACCTGACATGATCCAGATTCAGTTAAAACGCACATTAAGAAAAGCCATTATCATCTTCAAGAAATGGTGACGGTGTTGAATCAATGCATGGAAATTCAGTAAGTTCTTTAACATACAATTTGCAAGACAGCAGTTGGATCCCCGCCTTTGTCATTCTGTCTGGCCTCGGCGTGTTTCCAAAGTCTATGCTTAGTCGGATGAACTCTTTGCAAAGCAACGTGACAGGCTTCTCTAATTGGCATCTGTAAAAGAGTGAAAACAAAGATAAGAAAGCATAGATTGAGTTGTCGTCTAAAAATCTCACGAATAACTTCCATTTCATTAACATTTTCAGTGTTAATAGTTGTTATAATCTATCGGAAAATATCAAATgcaatgaaaataaaaataattagGAGACAGAAAAATTTGACCTGCAGGACAAGGCTACCAGAATAATCAGCAATACCACCCATTACATCTAACCTTCCCGGAGCTCTCGTTACGAAAATTTCTTCCTGTCACAACTCAGTTTTGTCACAACTCAGTTTCTTCGAAGATGTGAGCTCAGAgaaaattaatttataaaattttattttcaTATGAAATGATTAAGACCTCCCAATTGAAGAGATTAGCCGCAGCCTTGCGCTCTCGCCTTGTGTGTTTTTCAACCAACTCGGATAGGCTCTGTAAGAACGCCACAGTATCTGGAAGACCTTGGACATCTCCATGAAGAATGTCAAAGTCTTCAACTCCCCTAGAAAAATAGGAAATATAAACATAAGAGGTAAGTTATATTGCACATTTCGAAACAGCCAAGAAAATTATACCGACGAAGAGATGTGACACTCACGAATGGGATGTAAAGCCGCTATTATCCAGAGGAGAACTAGGTAATGACTGGCCAAGTTGGTCTTCGGCTGTAGCATACCATTCAGGGATTGCAATATCTCGGCCGGGAGCTCTTTGGAGTTGATAACCAAGAACTATGGCATCACGCAATCTTCTTGCACCGCTAAGCTAAACATCATTAAgtaaaaaatatgaaatgaaaaTCTAAGTTTAATCACTTTTGCAATATTTTCATTAAACTGAATCAATGACTAAATTCACGAAAAACGAACACGGTAATGAAACAGTAATCAGAAATGCTTTACCTTATCCGATGCATAATTTTTTCCAAAAGCCGTCTCCTGAAGGATGTGAGCTGCTACCTACAATACACCAATAGCAAGTTAGGGAAAGGAACAACCCTAAAAGAATATAAACACCGAATAGTTCAAATAACAAAATATAGGTAACACGATAGTGCTTAAAAATAAGTGCCGAAGAGAAAGTCAATGAAAGAAAAAGAGAGTACCTCGCCACCATTAATGCCTGCTTCATAGCAGGGTTTCAAACTTATAGCACGTTCAAGATAAGGCCTCC is a window of Lathyrus oleraceus cultivar Zhongwan6 chromosome 6, CAAS_Psat_ZW6_1.0, whole genome shotgun sequence DNA encoding:
- the LOC127093329 gene encoding L-arabinokinase is translated as MRIEQESDGVSASRKHLVFAYYVTGHGFGHATRVTEVARHLIDAGHDVHVVTGAPDFVFTSAVESPRLFIRKVLLDCGAVQADALTVDRLASLEKYSETAVKPRAKILAIETEWLNSIKADLVVSDVVPVACRAAADAGIRSVCVTNFSWDFIYAEYVMAAGLHHRSIVWQIAEDYSHCEFLIRLPGYCPMPAFRDVIDVPLVVRRLHKSAKEVRKELNVPEDVKLVILNFGGQPSGWKLKEDFLPPGWLCLVCGASENEDLPPNFRTLPKDAYTPDIIAACDCMLGKIGYGTCSEALAYKCPFVFVRRDYFNEEPFLRNMLEYYQCGVEMIRRDLITGHWRPYLERAISLKPCYEAGINGGEVAAHILQETAFGKNYASDKLSGARRLRDAIVLGYQLQRAPGRDIAIPEWYATAEDQLGQSLPSSPLDNSGFTSHSGVEDFDILHGDVQGLPDTVAFLQSLSELVEKHTRRERKAAANLFNWEEEIFVTRAPGRLDVMGGIADYSGSLVLQMPIREACHVALQRVHPTKHRLWKHAEARQNDKGGDPTAVLQIVSYGSELGNRGPTFDMDLSDFMDGDKPISYKKARKYFAQDPSQKWAAYVAGAILVLMTELGVKFEDSISMLVSSAVPEGKGVSSSASVEVASMAAIAAAHGLNISSRDLALLCQKVENHIVGAPCGVMDQMASACGEANKLLAMICQPAEIVGLVEIPSHIRVWGIDSGIRHSVGGADYGSVRIGAFMGMKMIKSRASQELTEMCAANGLNSDEVEQDDIELLKQETSLDYLCNLMPHRFEALYAKTIPESIDGETFLNKYTNHNDPVTVIDEKCNYGVRAPTIHPIYENFRVKTFKALLTSASSADQLTTLGELLYQCHYSYSACGLGSDGTDRLVHLVQELQHSAASKSEGGTLFGAKITGGGSGGTVCVIGRNCLKSSEQIFEIQQRYKKATGYLPFIFEGSSPGAGKFGYLKILRRATPKKVDSYGDFNAVLTENES